The Sporosarcina sp. Marseille-Q4943 genome includes the window GATTGATCGTTTTGGTCTGGTTTTTCGGTAGAGTCATCAGTTTTCCCTTGTTGCCCGTTGGGGTTTGTCGTTTCACCGCTATTTCCCGAATTGTTCAAGCTCGTCGTGTTGTTTGTACAACCGGAAGCTATTAACGCGAAAAGCAAAACATGTACGAATATGAATTTCACTCTCATCTAATTCACTCCTTTCCGGTAGTATTGCCGATAATATGATCGCTATCCTTTTTTATTTCCATTACCGATAATTGAAATTCCAAACGAAAGAACCGTTTCCCATCGAAGGAAACGGTTCAATTTATTAGTTGGAAACAGCTTGTTGCTCTCTCCATTCAAGATATTCGTCGTATTGCATCATTTTATCGAAAATCGTACCATCTTCACGAATTTCAATGATTCGATTCGCGACTGTCTGTATGAACTGCTGGTCATGAGAAGTGAAGACCATAGCTCCTTTAAAAGCAATCAATCCATTATTCAATGCTTGAATTGATTCCAAATCCAAGTGGTTCATTGGCTCATCAAGCAAAAGGACATTGGCATTATTCAACATCATCTTGGATAGCATGCAACGGACTTTTTCTCCACCCGATAAAACAGATGGTTTCTTTTTAACTTCTTCTCCGGAGAAAAGCATACGGCCGAGGAAACCACGTAAAAATGTTTCAGTTTGGTCTTCAGGTGAGTATTGACGCAACCATTCCACCAATGATGATTCAGACCCCTCGAAATACTTGCTGTTATCAAGAGGGAAGTAGGAGCGGGAAGTCGTGATGCCCCATTTGAAAGTTCCTGAATCTGGCTGTGCCTCTTCGGCAAGAATTTGTAACAGGGCCGTTTTCGCGAGAGGGTTGCCCAATAGTATGATCTTATCCTCTTTATTCATTGTAAAAGTGACGTCTTTCAACATTACTTTGCCATCTTGAGTTTTGGATAGATCTTTTACGCTAAGCACATCATTACCAATTTCACGTCCGATTTGGAAGTTGACGAACGGATATCTGCGTGAAGAAGGCTTAATATCATCCAACTCAATTTTTTCGAGTGCTTTTTTACGGGAAGTTGCTTGTTTCGATTTTGAAGCGTTCGCACTGAAGCGTGCGACGAACGCTTGTAGTTCTTTAATCTTTTCTTCTTTTTTCTTGTTTTGGTCTTGAGCCATTCTTAACGCCAATTGGCTGGACTCGTACCAGAAATCATAGTTTCCTGGGTATAGCTGGATCTTCGAGAAGTCAAGGTCGGCAATTTGTGTACAAACCTTGTTCAGGAAGTGACGGTCATGCGATACGACGATGACGGTATTCTCAAAATCGATAAGGAATTCTTCCAACCATTGAATTGCTTTCAAGTCCAAGTGGTTTGTCGGCTCATCCAGCAGCAAGACATCAGGTTTTCCAAATAACGCCTGTGCAAGGAGCACTTTCACTTTTTCCGAACCGCTTAGCTCAGACATTTTGACATGATGGAGACTTTCTGGAATGCCTAGTCCTTGCAGAAGGATAGCGGCTTCCGATTCAGCTTCCCATCCATTCAACTCAGCAAACTCTCCTTCGAGTTCTGCCGCGCGCATGCCATCCTCGTCAGAGAAATCCTCTTTCATATAGATTGCATTTTTCTCGGTCATAATATCATATAGACGTTGATGTCCTCTAATGACCGTATCGAGCACTTCATTTTCTTCATACTCGAAGTGATTTTGCTTTAGAACTGCCAAACGCTCATCTTTGTTCATGATGACGTTACCTGTTTGAGGTTCAAGCTCACCCGACAAAATTTTAAGGAATGTCGATTTACCGGCTCCATTTGCTCCGATCAATCCATAACAATGACCTGGGTTGAACTGTATATTCACATCTTCAAACAGTTTGCGGTCACCGAATTGAAGACTTACATTACTGACTGCTATCATAAAAAAATCCTCCTAAATTCACAATGCTCCTATTATAACATGGATTCTTTACTGAGTGGTATGTGTATGATTCGTTTTTCGCACTTTTTAAGCGCATCTCGTGTATGATTGTAAAGGAAGTTTTTCTTCTTCGCTTTTTTCGTTCGACCTTCGATGCATTTCCACAAAAAAATCCCCTTCTAGGGGATCAACACTTGAAAGCGCTCCGTTGCCGGTAGGCGTCCAATAAGCATAGCTCTTTGTTCAATAAATACTCCATCCGCACATAATCTCTCTTCGTTGGAACGGCATGCTTATCCAATCCGGACATGGAAAACAAAAAATAATAGTCTTTCACTTTCCGGAATAGGAAGACGGTGTGGGGGAATTCATCAAAAATACATTTCACTTGATACTTCAGTGTATATTCCCAATGTAGGAGTTTCATGCACATCTTTCCTTTCATACCTATTATAGTAGAAAGGGGTAAGGAACACAAGTTCGTAAGTAATGTATAAAGGAGTTTAGTAATGTAATGTCACAACGTACTTTGAAACATAACACGATTTTACTTCTCGTTACCATTTTTATCATAGCGGTCAATATGAGGCCGGCTATAACGTCAATTGGTCCGATGCTTGATATCATTCGTGACGACCTTTCCCTAACTAACGCAAAAGTGAGTCTGTTAACGGCTTTGCCGGTCTTTTGCATGGGACTGTTCGCGTCGTTTGCTCCATTGCTCAATCGCAAGCTGGGACTGACACGCTCCATGTATCTCATGCTCTTTGTCGTCGGTATTATGACAGCACTGAGAGGCTTTTATTCGAATTATGTTCCCTTGATCTTCTCAGCAATTATTATCGGGATCGCAATAGCTGTCATGGGGCCGCTCCTGTCTGCAATGATCAAACAAACTTTTCCCGAACGGGCGACAAGTGTCATCGGCGTCTATTCCTTCGGCATGGGAGTCGGTTCTTCACTAGGAGCGGGTCTCACTGCCATCTTTTTCGAATCCACCGGTTCGTACCCATTCGCACTTGGCATTTGGGCAGTGTTAGCGATCGCAGCAATTTTATTCTGGAGACTTTCGGTGCAAGGGGAAATTAATCTGCAGCATGAAGAAGGGGAGAAGGCGGGAAAGAGCAATGCACATGGCGCGTCACCTTGGCGCAAGAAAAAAGCTTGGCTGTACTTGCTCTTTTTCGGGCTGCAAGCATCAAGTTTCTTCTGCATCATTACGTGGATCGTACCACTGGCGACTGATGCAGGAATGTCACTCGTGCAAGCAAGTACGCTTTTGAGTGTGATGATGACACTGCAGATCTTCTTAAATCTCGTATTTCCAATGGTATATGAACGCTTTCCGAATAGAAGGTTTTGGCTGCTGTTATTTTTAACGATGGGTTTGATCGCGTTCGGCTTGTTTTGGACTGGAGAGTATGCACTAATGTGGGTGAGTTCCATTTTCATGGCAATCCCTCTTGCCGGTCTGTTTCCAATTGCGCTGTTATTTCCATTGGATGCGACGGAAACACCTGAGGATACAAATGAGTGGACTGCAATGATGCAGACGGGCGGCTATCTCATCGCAGGATTTTTGCCGTTATTAATTGCAATGGTCTACGACTGGACTGGTGATCATCATAATACATTGTTGATTTTCATGGGATTGTTCGTTTCAATGATTGTTCTCACATTCATGATCGGTGACCGGGAGCAGAATGTGGAATAGTGTATATAGATAACAGGTGAAGGATTCATTCCTTCACCTGTTTTTTATAGGCTTATTTCCAGTATTCTTTTATGAACTCGTCCCGTCCTGATTTGGCACGGTCCTCCTCATAATGGTCCTGCTCTTTTTCATAGTAATCCTGGTGATATTCTTCGGCACGGTAGAATGTCTCCGCTGGCCGGATATCTGTCACGATCGGCTTCGAAAACTTGCCGCTGTTGGCAAGCTCCTCTTTCGAATGCTCCGCAGCCTTCCTTTGTTCTTCATTATAATAAAAGATGGCTGTCGTATACGAGTGTCCGCGATCATGGAACTGTCCGCCCGCGTCGGTCGGATCGATCTGTGGCCAATATAATTCCAGCAGTTTTTCATATGTAAATATAGAAGGGTCATAAGTAATCTCGACGACTTCTAAATGTCCAGAATCGCCCTTTTTCACGTCCTCATAAGTAGGATTTTCAACGTGCCCACCCATATAGCCCGACACGACATCTACAATTCCATCCCATTCCTTGAAT containing:
- the msrA gene encoding peptide-methionine (S)-S-oxide reductase MsrA, with protein sequence MTSRLTEKATFAGGCFWCMVKPFKEWDGIVDVVSGYMGGHVENPTYEDVKKGDSGHLEVVEITYDPSIFTYEKLLELYWPQIDPTDAGGQFHDRGHSYTTAIFYYNEEQRKAAEHSKEELANSGKFSKPIVTDIRPAETFYRAEEYHQDYYEKEQDHYEEDRAKSGRDEFIKEYWK
- a CDS encoding ABC-F family ATP-binding cassette domain-containing protein → MIAVSNVSLQFGDRKLFEDVNIQFNPGHCYGLIGANGAGKSTFLKILSGELEPQTGNVIMNKDERLAVLKQNHFEYEENEVLDTVIRGHQRLYDIMTEKNAIYMKEDFSDEDGMRAAELEGEFAELNGWEAESEAAILLQGLGIPESLHHVKMSELSGSEKVKVLLAQALFGKPDVLLLDEPTNHLDLKAIQWLEEFLIDFENTVIVVSHDRHFLNKVCTQIADLDFSKIQLYPGNYDFWYESSQLALRMAQDQNKKKEEKIKELQAFVARFSANASKSKQATSRKKALEKIELDDIKPSSRRYPFVNFQIGREIGNDVLSVKDLSKTQDGKVMLKDVTFTMNKEDKIILLGNPLAKTALLQILAEEAQPDSGTFKWGITTSRSYFPLDNSKYFEGSESSLVEWLRQYSPEDQTETFLRGFLGRMLFSGEEVKKKPSVLSGGEKVRCMLSKMMLNNANVLLLDEPMNHLDLESIQALNNGLIAFKGAMVFTSHDQQFIQTVANRIIEIREDGTIFDKMMQYDEYLEWREQQAVSN
- a CDS encoding CynX/NimT family MFS transporter; translated protein: MSQRTLKHNTILLLVTIFIIAVNMRPAITSIGPMLDIIRDDLSLTNAKVSLLTALPVFCMGLFASFAPLLNRKLGLTRSMYLMLFVVGIMTALRGFYSNYVPLIFSAIIIGIAIAVMGPLLSAMIKQTFPERATSVIGVYSFGMGVGSSLGAGLTAIFFESTGSYPFALGIWAVLAIAAILFWRLSVQGEINLQHEEGEKAGKSNAHGASPWRKKKAWLYLLFFGLQASSFFCIITWIVPLATDAGMSLVQASTLLSVMMTLQIFLNLVFPMVYERFPNRRFWLLLFLTMGLIAFGLFWTGEYALMWVSSIFMAIPLAGLFPIALLFPLDATETPEDTNEWTAMMQTGGYLIAGFLPLLIAMVYDWTGDHHNTLLIFMGLFVSMIVLTFMIGDREQNVE